Proteins from a single region of Paraflavitalea devenefica:
- a CDS encoding bifunctional alpha,alpha-trehalose-phosphate synthase (UDP-forming)/trehalose-phosphatase: protein MGRLIIVSNRLPFSVDHDGDQVTIRQSSGGLVSAIKSYFESDQADNSTITEKAWMGVADFSSEDWESEVAPRMAKYDFTAYPLFVDKALYKDYYNGFANSVLWPLFHYFPSLVDYQTQYYDAFVQVNRIFAERLSEVVRPGDTVWIHDYQLMLLPDMLRAQQSNINIGFFLHIPFPSYEILRLMPTEWKTSLMHGLMGADLIGFHTHDYVQHFMQSVKMLLGVDNYFYTMQYQDRLVKADLFPIGIDYKKFHQAAYDAEVLDLRNDIKRNFESKKIIFSVDRLDYTKGLMDRLNGFEYFLQQHPEWLEQVVFVLNIVPSRDEIPAYLERKRQIEEKIGTLNGKFSSISWQPVIYRYNHLPFSELCALYQAADVALITPLRDGMNLVAKEYVASCSTQRGVLILSELAGAASELNEALLVNPTDIVDVSNAIVKALNMPLHEQKNRMALMQKRLMDYDVIKWVNDFLDQLVNVRKEQLKLQTKLLDDKILKRIHQHYQKAQKRCLLLDYDGTLVSFTRLPQEAVPDKELKDLLYRLAKDEKNHVVIISGRDAEMLEKWLGHLPVTLVAEHGASVKMKNELWQQAIPVSDQWKDEIRPIMQMFVSRCVGSFIEEKNNTIAWHYRNTHPDLGFSRSRELINNLSQLVQNTMLQVIDGNKVIEVRMSGFDKGVMALRIVNDLNPDFTLCIGDDTTDEDMFKALGNKAYSIKVSNGITAAQYTVFSQRKVLPLLEHLMTPLTENEYAGA, encoded by the coding sequence ATGGGTAGACTAATTATTGTTTCAAACAGATTGCCATTTTCGGTAGATCATGATGGTGACCAGGTGACGATACGGCAGAGTTCTGGCGGACTGGTGAGCGCTATTAAAAGTTATTTTGAGAGCGATCAGGCAGACAATAGCACGATCACTGAAAAGGCATGGATGGGGGTCGCCGATTTTTCCAGCGAAGACTGGGAGTCGGAAGTAGCGCCCCGAATGGCCAAATATGATTTTACAGCTTATCCCTTATTTGTGGATAAAGCATTGTACAAAGATTATTACAATGGCTTTGCCAACTCCGTATTATGGCCCCTGTTCCATTACTTCCCTTCATTGGTGGATTACCAAACGCAGTATTATGATGCTTTTGTACAAGTGAACCGCATTTTTGCAGAACGTCTAAGTGAAGTAGTAAGACCGGGCGACACCGTATGGATACACGATTACCAGTTGATGCTGCTGCCCGACATGTTGCGCGCCCAACAATCCAATATTAATATTGGTTTCTTTCTTCATATTCCCTTCCCTTCCTATGAAATATTGCGGCTCATGCCCACAGAATGGAAGACTTCATTGATGCACGGACTGATGGGCGCCGACCTGATCGGTTTCCATACTCACGATTATGTACAGCACTTCATGCAGAGCGTAAAAATGCTGCTGGGGGTAGACAATTATTTCTATACCATGCAATACCAGGACAGGCTGGTAAAGGCCGACCTGTTCCCCATAGGGATTGACTATAAGAAATTCCACCAGGCTGCGTATGATGCAGAAGTATTGGACCTGCGCAATGATATCAAAAGGAACTTTGAAAGCAAGAAGATCATTTTCTCGGTAGACAGGCTGGATTACACCAAGGGCTTAATGGACCGCCTGAATGGATTTGAATACTTCCTCCAGCAACATCCCGAATGGCTGGAACAGGTCGTGTTTGTACTGAACATCGTACCCTCCAGGGATGAGATACCGGCTTACCTGGAACGGAAACGGCAGATCGAAGAAAAGATAGGTACGCTCAATGGTAAATTCTCTTCCATAAGCTGGCAGCCGGTCATCTACCGGTATAATCATCTTCCGTTCAGTGAGCTTTGCGCCTTATACCAGGCGGCAGACGTGGCCCTCATTACCCCTTTGCGTGATGGTATGAACCTCGTGGCCAAAGAATATGTGGCCAGTTGCTCTACCCAGCGCGGCGTGCTCATCCTGAGTGAGCTGGCAGGCGCTGCGAGTGAGCTGAATGAAGCCTTGCTGGTAAACCCAACGGATATTGTGGATGTATCCAATGCCATTGTAAAAGCATTGAACATGCCGCTGCATGAACAAAAGAACCGCATGGCGCTTATGCAAAAAAGGTTAATGGATTATGACGTCATCAAGTGGGTGAATGATTTCCTGGATCAGCTTGTCAATGTACGGAAAGAACAACTGAAGCTGCAGACCAAGCTGCTGGACGATAAAATATTAAAACGCATACACCAGCACTACCAGAAGGCGCAGAAACGTTGCCTGCTGCTGGATTATGATGGTACCCTGGTATCCTTTACCCGCTTGCCGCAGGAAGCCGTACCTGATAAAGAACTAAAAGACCTGTTGTACCGGCTGGCAAAAGATGAAAAGAACCATGTGGTTATCATCAGCGGACGTGATGCAGAGATGCTGGAAAAATGGCTGGGCCATTTGCCTGTTACCCTGGTGGCAGAACATGGCGCCAGCGTAAAAATGAAGAACGAGTTGTGGCAGCAGGCGATCCCCGTGTCGGATCAATGGAAAGATGAAATACGCCCCATCATGCAAATGTTTGTAAGCCGCTGTGTGGGTTCCTTCATTGAGGAAAAGAACAACACCATTGCCTGGCATTACAGGAATACCCATCCCGATCTTGGTTTCAGCCGTTCCCGTGAGCTCATCAACAACCTGTCGCAACTGGTGCAAAATACCATGTTGCAGGTCATTGATGGCAATAAAGTCATTGAAGTGCGTATGTCGGGCTTTGATAAAGGCGTAATGGCCCTGCGGATCGTGAACGACCTCAATCCCGACTTTACCTTGTGCATAGGAGATGATACGACTGACGAGGATATGTTCAAGGCGCTGGGCAACAAAGCCTATAGTATCAAGGTGAGCAATGGCATTACCGCCGCGCAATACACCGTATTCTCGCAAAGAAAAGTATTGCCATTGCTGGAGCATTTGATGACCCCTTTAACCGAGAATGAATATGCCGGTGCATAA
- the hutU gene encoding urocanate hydratase produces MNNTATRQYDPVKYKTPTGTQLTCKGWIQEAALRMLLNNLDPRVAERPDDLIVYGGRGKAARNFEALDGIIKGLKDLENDETLLIQSGKPVGILKTHPDTPRILISNSQLVPRWATWEHFDELEKKGLMMYGQMTAGSWIYIGSQGIVQGTYETYAAAANKHFGGTLKGTLNVTAGLGGMGGAQPLAITMNEGVALIAEVEKWRIDKRLETKYLDIQVADIDEAIDRALMAKQQGEVISIGVCCNAVTLLERLIARKVVPDTLTDQTSAHDPLIGYWPHSISYEQAKVLREQNPKQYIELAYESMYRHVQLMLELQKQGAITFDYGNNIRARAQEKGLQNAFDFPGFVPAYIRPLFCEGKGPFRWAALSGDPADIAVTDQVISEMFPANTSLQRWLKLAKEKIAFQGLPARICWLGQGEREKAGLAFNELVRTGKVKAPIVIGRDHLDTGSVASPNRETEAMMDGSDAVADWPLLNALVNTAGGASWVSLHHGGGVGMGYSIHAGMVIVADGTDAAAARLSRVLRNDPGMGVIRHADAGYETAKKTATTFGLDIQIRLDNVQ; encoded by the coding sequence ATGAACAATACAGCAACCCGCCAATACGATCCCGTTAAATACAAAACACCTACGGGTACACAATTAACCTGCAAGGGATGGATACAGGAAGCGGCCCTACGCATGTTGCTCAATAACCTCGACCCGCGCGTGGCAGAACGGCCCGACGACCTCATTGTATATGGCGGCCGTGGTAAAGCCGCCCGTAATTTCGAAGCGCTCGACGGCATTATCAAAGGACTGAAAGATCTGGAAAATGATGAAACCCTCCTTATACAAAGCGGTAAGCCCGTTGGTATACTTAAAACACATCCCGATACACCCCGCATACTCATCTCCAACTCACAACTGGTGCCCCGCTGGGCCACCTGGGAACATTTTGATGAGCTGGAAAAGAAAGGGCTCATGATGTACGGGCAAATGACGGCCGGCTCCTGGATCTATATCGGTTCACAAGGTATTGTGCAGGGCACCTATGAAACCTATGCTGCAGCCGCCAACAAGCATTTTGGCGGCACGCTGAAAGGCACCCTGAATGTAACGGCCGGACTCGGTGGCATGGGCGGCGCACAGCCCCTGGCCATCACCATGAATGAAGGGGTGGCCCTCATTGCCGAAGTGGAAAAATGGCGCATAGACAAAAGGCTCGAAACAAAATACCTCGATATACAGGTAGCGGATATTGATGAAGCCATTGACCGCGCCCTCATGGCCAAACAACAGGGAGAGGTCATTTCCATTGGCGTATGCTGTAATGCAGTAACGCTGCTGGAAAGATTGATAGCCCGCAAGGTAGTGCCGGACACATTGACCGACCAAACCTCTGCACATGATCCGCTCATTGGCTACTGGCCGCATAGCATCAGCTATGAGCAGGCGAAAGTGCTGCGTGAACAAAATCCCAAACAATACATCGAACTGGCTTACGAATCCATGTACCGTCATGTGCAGCTCATGCTGGAATTACAAAAGCAGGGCGCCATTACTTTCGATTATGGCAACAACATACGGGCAAGAGCACAGGAAAAAGGATTGCAAAACGCTTTTGACTTTCCCGGCTTTGTACCGGCTTACATACGGCCGCTGTTCTGTGAAGGCAAAGGCCCGTTCCGCTGGGCAGCCCTCAGTGGTGATCCCGCTGATATTGCCGTTACAGACCAGGTCATCAGTGAAATGTTCCCGGCCAATACCTCTTTACAACGCTGGCTGAAGCTGGCCAAAGAAAAGATCGCTTTCCAGGGATTGCCGGCACGTATTTGCTGGCTGGGACAGGGAGAGCGGGAGAAGGCAGGACTCGCTTTCAATGAACTGGTGCGAACAGGCAAAGTGAAAGCGCCCATTGTCATTGGCCGTGATCACCTCGATACCGGTTCAGTGGCTTCTCCCAACCGGGAAACAGAAGCGATGATGGATGGCAGTGACGCTGTGGCCGACTGGCCGCTGCTGAATGCACTGGTAAATACAGCCGGTGGCGCTTCCTGGGTAAGCTTGCATCATGGTGGCGGGGTAGGCATGGGATATAGTATCCATGCCGGTATGGTCATTGTGGCCGATGGTACCGATGCAGCGGCTGCCCGCCTGAGCCGTGTATTGCGTAATGATCCCGGCATGGGCGTTATCCGTCATGCTGATGCCGGGTATGAAACAGCCAAAAAGACAGCTACAACGTTTGGATTGGACATACAAATAAGGTTAGATAATGTTCAATAG
- the hutH gene encoding histidine ammonia-lyase, which translates to MYKIFEYGIDVLTTGKALAIARGELKGILSKEARQRITASQQQVQQIVDDNKTVYGITTGFGILANARISDEDTRTLQHKILQSHSVGVGDPIPVEMAKLMLITKMQALAKGYSGVQLQTLERINWHIEQEIIPVVPEKGSVGASGDLAPLAHLFLPLIGLGEVYYKGTRYKAQEVLQQFNLLPIQLGPKEGLALINGTQFILSFAVKAVQRMHYCLEAADIIGAMSLEALTGTQAPFDERLHQLRPFAGTQLVAQRLRLLLHNSAIMQSHVDCGRVQDPYSLRCMPQVHGASRNAWLHLKELTEIELNAVTDNPIILAADDTISGGNFHGQPLALPLDYACFAAAEIGNIADRRCYLLLEGKWGLPMLLMKNVGLNSGFMIPQYTTAALVTENKTLCFPASADSIPTSLGQEDHVSMGSISGRKLNKVLDNLEFILAIELLSACQAIEFRHPLKSSAILEFAHDYVRRFVGFAEEDRIFAEDINKIRNIISDFSFVDAVNTYTSLAGVELNKGYEGFSI; encoded by the coding sequence ATGTATAAAATATTTGAATACGGTATTGATGTATTGACAACTGGTAAAGCGCTCGCCATTGCCAGGGGCGAACTGAAAGGCATCCTGAGTAAAGAAGCGCGCCAACGTATCACGGCCAGTCAGCAACAGGTGCAACAGATCGTAGACGACAACAAAACCGTGTATGGTATTACCACCGGCTTCGGCATACTGGCCAATGCCCGGATATCTGACGAAGATACCCGCACCTTGCAGCACAAAATACTGCAAAGCCACAGTGTAGGGGTGGGCGATCCCATTCCGGTGGAGATGGCCAAACTCATGCTCATTACCAAAATGCAGGCCCTGGCTAAAGGCTATTCCGGTGTACAGTTACAAACGCTGGAACGCATCAACTGGCATATAGAGCAGGAGATCATTCCCGTAGTGCCGGAAAAGGGGAGTGTGGGCGCTTCCGGCGACCTGGCGCCACTGGCACACTTATTCCTGCCGCTGATCGGGTTGGGAGAAGTGTATTACAAAGGCACGCGGTACAAGGCGCAGGAGGTCCTGCAGCAGTTTAACCTGCTGCCTATCCAGTTAGGTCCCAAAGAAGGCCTGGCGCTCATCAACGGCACCCAGTTCATTCTATCCTTTGCGGTGAAGGCCGTACAGCGTATGCACTACTGCCTGGAAGCGGCAGATATCATCGGGGCCATGAGTCTTGAAGCGTTGACCGGTACCCAGGCGCCCTTCGATGAGCGGCTGCACCAGTTGCGTCCTTTTGCCGGCACCCAGTTGGTGGCGCAGCGCTTACGCCTCTTATTACACAACTCGGCCATCATGCAAAGTCATGTGGATTGCGGCCGTGTGCAGGACCCCTATAGCCTGCGCTGTATGCCGCAGGTGCATGGCGCTTCGCGCAATGCCTGGCTGCATTTGAAAGAGCTGACAGAAATAGAACTGAATGCCGTTACGGATAATCCCATCATCCTGGCGGCCGATGATACCATCAGCGGCGGCAATTTCCATGGACAGCCGCTGGCATTGCCCCTGGATTATGCCTGCTTTGCTGCAGCAGAGATCGGCAACATTGCCGACCGCCGCTGCTACCTGTTGCTGGAAGGCAAATGGGGACTGCCTATGTTGCTCATGAAGAATGTAGGGCTCAATAGCGGATTCATGATCCCGCAATACACCACGGCGGCACTGGTAACAGAAAACAAAACCCTGTGTTTCCCGGCAAGTGCCGACAGCATCCCTACCTCGCTCGGACAGGAAGACCATGTGAGCATGGGCAGTATCAGTGGCAGGAAGCTCAATAAAGTATTGGATAACCTGGAATTCATATTGGCTATTGAATTGCTAAGCGCCTGTCAGGCTATTGAGTTCCGGCATCCGCTGAAGAGCAGTGCCATCCTGGAATTTGCCCATGATTATGTGCGCCGTTTTGTAGGTTTTGCAGAAGAGGACAGGATCTTTGCCGAAGACATCAACAAGATCAGGAACATCATCAGTGACTTTTCGTTTGTGGATGCGGTGAATACCTATACTTCCCTCGCGGGTGTAGAATTGAATAAAGGCTATGAAGGGTTTAGTATCTGA
- a CDS encoding MarR family winged helix-turn-helix transcriptional regulator, producing the protein MNFYESLGFLVFGSRLRRLSETFLGDVNRIYEAHKLKFDAAWFPVFYILSRKESVSIRDIADELAISHSSVSQLISALQQKGLVKTTTAADDARRKVVEFTAKGKKLQQQIAPVWTALTQAMEELVQEGRHSKVLLKAIAEVEEHMASQSVFDRVERIMNA; encoded by the coding sequence ATGAACTTCTACGAATCCCTCGGTTTCCTTGTCTTTGGCAGCCGCCTGCGGCGGCTCAGTGAAACATTCCTGGGTGATGTGAACCGCATCTATGAAGCCCACAAGCTCAAATTCGATGCAGCCTGGTTCCCCGTATTCTACATCCTTTCCCGGAAAGAGTCTGTCTCTATCAGGGATATTGCCGATGAACTGGCCATCTCCCATTCCTCGGTCAGCCAGCTCATCAGCGCCCTGCAGCAAAAGGGATTGGTGAAAACCACCACGGCCGCCGATGATGCCCGCAGGAAAGTGGTGGAGTTCACGGCCAAAGGAAAAAAGCTGCAACAGCAGATAGCGCCGGTATGGACTGCTTTGACGCAGGCGATGGAAGAACTGGTACAGGAAGGCCGCCACAGCAAAGTATTGCTCAAGGCCATCGCGGAAGTGGAGGAACACATGGCCAGCCAAAGTGTCTTCGACCGGGTAGAACGCATTATGAACGCTTAA
- a CDS encoding nucleoside permease: MKTNTGVSLGLMMFLEYFIWGSWYVTMGTYMGEHLQSSGLQVGAAYSALAIATMISPFFVGLVADRFFAAQRIMGVLHLLGAALLFLATKVTGNSPFYWVILFYSLLYMPTIALSNNIAFSQMTDPGKQFPWIRVFGTIGWIVAGIIIGQLGIEKTNTTFMIAAAASAALGLFSFALPNTPPKASANATVAQTLGKDAFVLFKSKSYLIFFIAAILVCIPLSFYYGFANPFLNEMGLDKPASKMILGQVSEAVFILAIPFLFNSIGVKKMLLLGMSAWILRYVAFAYGDAGSNTWMLYAGIILHGICYDFFFVTGYMYTEKKAGEKIKNAAQGLFTFATYGLGMFIGTWFSGFIVDNYTIAGDPVTHNWKSIWFVPAGIAIVVLLYFILFFREKKDITQAA, encoded by the coding sequence ATGAAAACCAACACCGGCGTTTCGCTTGGATTAATGATGTTCCTGGAATATTTTATCTGGGGCTCATGGTATGTAACCATGGGCACGTACATGGGAGAGCATTTACAGTCATCGGGTTTACAGGTAGGCGCCGCCTATAGTGCGCTGGCAATTGCCACGATGATATCGCCCTTTTTTGTGGGACTGGTAGCTGACAGGTTCTTTGCCGCACAACGTATCATGGGCGTGTTGCATCTCCTCGGTGCAGCGCTGCTCTTCCTGGCTACCAAGGTTACCGGCAACAGCCCCTTTTACTGGGTAATACTGTTCTATTCGCTGCTGTATATGCCTACTATTGCCCTATCCAATAATATTGCTTTTTCCCAGATGACTGATCCCGGCAAACAGTTTCCCTGGATCCGCGTTTTCGGCACCATTGGCTGGATTGTGGCTGGTATTATCATCGGCCAGTTGGGCATCGAAAAAACAAACACTACGTTTATGATTGCAGCCGCTGCTTCGGCTGCATTGGGTTTATTTAGTTTTGCCTTACCCAATACACCGCCCAAAGCCAGCGCCAACGCTACCGTAGCCCAAACACTGGGCAAGGATGCTTTTGTACTGTTCAAAAGTAAATCCTACCTGATCTTCTTTATTGCCGCCATCCTGGTGTGTATACCACTTTCTTTCTATTATGGTTTTGCCAATCCTTTCCTGAATGAAATGGGCCTGGACAAACCCGCCAGTAAGATGATATTGGGGCAGGTATCTGAAGCGGTATTTATCCTGGCCATCCCCTTCCTGTTTAATAGCATTGGCGTAAAGAAGATGCTGCTGCTGGGCATGAGCGCCTGGATATTACGCTATGTGGCCTTCGCCTACGGTGATGCCGGCAGCAATACCTGGATGCTGTATGCCGGTATCATTTTACACGGTATCTGCTACGATTTCTTCTTTGTAACCGGTTATATGTACACCGAAAAGAAAGCCGGCGAAAAGATCAAGAATGCTGCCCAGGGCCTGTTCACTTTTGCTACTTATGGACTGGGTATGTTTATCGGTACCTGGTTCTCCGGCTTCATAGTAGACAACTACACTATTGCTGGTGATCCGGTGACCCACAACTGGAAGAGCATCTGGTTTGTTCCGGCCGGTATTGCCATAGTTGTGTTATTGTATTTCATCCTGTTCTTCCGCGAGAAGAAGGACATAACCCAGGCCGCTTAA
- a CDS encoding Gfo/Idh/MocA family protein, whose product MQRIAMLGSGFIGRFYADSIQGYRSKDKIVSIYSRREESAKKFAADYKVPHWTTDMEAAIAHPEVDMVCISLPNNLHEAAVLLCCKHKKAVITTKPLGRNGEEAKRMLEAVEKAGIFNGYLEDLVYTPKFIKALESVKNGALGRILWAKSRETHPGPHSEWFWDIEQAGGGCILDLGCHCVEITRSYIGKDIKPVEVMCWADTQVKPIDAEDHAIGLVKYENGAIGQFEVSWTFRGGLDLRDEVMGSEGTIWINSFLRTGFDMFTTGKGADYVAEKAESNTGWLFPVGDELNELGYNHMFMDMFNAIEAGTAPKESFYDGYVVNCILDAAYRSAKSKQWEPVKLDIWRGRTGVSKDSHLTEYDADHYLVKEEMTHYGAKKVIIKNKKTGKISEKVLE is encoded by the coding sequence ATGCAACGCATTGCGATGTTAGGTTCCGGATTTATCGGCCGCTTTTATGCCGATTCCATTCAAGGCTATAGAAGCAAGGATAAGATCGTGAGCATTTATTCCCGCCGCGAGGAAAGCGCCAAAAAGTTTGCCGCCGATTATAAGGTGCCGCACTGGACTACCGATATGGAAGCCGCCATTGCCCACCCCGAAGTAGATATGGTGTGCATTTCCCTGCCCAATAACCTGCATGAGGCAGCCGTACTGCTTTGCTGCAAGCACAAGAAAGCGGTGATCACTACCAAACCACTGGGCCGCAATGGCGAAGAAGCCAAACGCATGTTGGAGGCTGTAGAGAAAGCCGGTATTTTCAACGGTTACCTGGAAGATCTTGTTTATACGCCCAAGTTCATCAAGGCTTTGGAGAGCGTTAAGAATGGCGCACTGGGCCGCATCCTCTGGGCCAAATCACGCGAAACGCACCCCGGCCCCCACAGTGAATGGTTCTGGGATATAGAACAGGCCGGAGGCGGTTGTATCCTCGACCTCGGCTGCCATTGCGTGGAGATCACCCGCAGCTATATAGGCAAAGACATTAAACCCGTAGAAGTGATGTGCTGGGCCGACACCCAGGTAAAACCCATTGATGCGGAAGACCATGCCATCGGACTGGTAAAGTATGAGAATGGCGCCATCGGCCAGTTTGAAGTAAGCTGGACTTTCCGTGGCGGTCTCGACCTGCGCGATGAAGTGATGGGATCAGAAGGCACGATCTGGATAAACAGCTTCCTGCGTACCGGATTTGATATGTTCACCACCGGTAAAGGGGCCGACTATGTGGCCGAAAAAGCAGAAAGCAATACCGGCTGGCTGTTCCCGGTAGGCGATGAACTGAATGAGCTGGGTTATAACCATATGTTCATGGATATGTTCAATGCCATAGAAGCAGGAACTGCACCCAAAGAATCTTTTTATGACGGCTATGTAGTGAACTGTATCCTTGATGCGGCCTACCGTTCGGCCAAGAGCAAACAATGGGAACCCGTAAAGCTCGACATCTGGCGCGGACGTACCGGCGTATCCAAGGACAGTCACCTCACGGAGTACGACGCCGACCATTACCTGGTGAAAGAAGAAATGACCCACTATGGCGCCAAGAAGGTGATCATTAAAAATAAGAAGACGGGCAAGATCAGTGAGAAGGTACTTGAGTAG
- a CDS encoding outer membrane protein assembly factor BamB family protein, whose translation MPAANQTFRWNFIVVLLLIISCNTPSEKRTGWPVYGGSKEAIHYSSLTIIDTNNVTQLQPAWTYRTGDADTVHHSQIQCNPIVVNGILYGTSPTLKLFAVDAATGARRWTFDPADSTLQNSVMQFILNNNRGVTYWSKGNDQRILYTAGSFLYAVNALTGKLIDSFGHQGRVDLHDGLGRNVKDLFVTATSPGIVYKNLYILGSRVDEGAAAAPGHIRAYDVRTGKLQWIFHTIPQPGEFGYDTWEDPIAYKHIGGANSWGGFSLDEKRGILFAPTGSASFDFYGGRRRGANLFANCLLALDAATGTRKWHFQFVHHDVWDRDVPAPPALVTVNKDGVKIDAVAQATKQGMIYVFDRETGRPLYPIEEKAIDTNTTLVQEKIWPTQPIVSTPKPFVRQRFTADELNPYLPDSSIARLKKEFSGYRYGEMYMPPGKQTMVLLPGLDGGAEWGGPSYDPETGYLYLNANEMAWLLTIRDNKPATTQRENYGQAGRRLYETHCMSCHGADRKGSGNNPSLLDAASRYKEPDLLSLINTGRRMMPAFNQLAEEEKEAIVSFIVEAKERKKKAFMMKAKSVDSFLNLPYGVTGYYKFLSPEGYPAIRPPWGTLTAINLHTGEHVWKTTLGEYPELKAKGVPPTGTENYGSSVVTAGGLLFIAAARDGKLRAFNKYTGKLLWEYTLPAPGFATPAVYEAGGRQFIVIACGGGKLGTPSGDTYIAFALPAMK comes from the coding sequence ATGCCTGCCGCTAACCAAACCTTCCGATGGAATTTCATTGTTGTGCTACTTCTCATCATTTCGTGCAACACTCCTTCCGAAAAGCGCACTGGCTGGCCTGTATACGGCGGCAGCAAAGAAGCCATCCACTATTCTTCCTTAACAATCATTGACACCAACAATGTAACACAACTGCAACCCGCCTGGACTTATCGTACCGGTGATGCGGATACGGTACACCACTCACAGATACAATGTAATCCTATTGTAGTGAATGGTATTTTATACGGTACCTCTCCCACCCTGAAACTATTCGCCGTGGATGCCGCTACCGGAGCGCGCCGCTGGACTTTTGACCCCGCAGACTCCACCCTACAAAACAGTGTCATGCAGTTTATACTCAATAATAACCGTGGCGTCACGTATTGGTCGAAGGGCAATGACCAGCGCATCCTATATACAGCCGGCTCCTTCCTGTATGCTGTCAATGCCCTCACCGGCAAACTGATTGACTCCTTTGGCCATCAGGGAAGAGTAGACCTGCACGATGGCCTGGGCAGGAATGTGAAAGACCTGTTTGTCACCGCTACTTCACCAGGCATTGTTTATAAAAACCTGTATATACTGGGTTCACGGGTAGATGAAGGCGCTGCGGCTGCACCGGGACATATACGGGCTTATGATGTGCGTACCGGAAAACTGCAATGGATCTTTCATACGATCCCGCAGCCCGGCGAGTTTGGTTATGATACCTGGGAAGACCCTATTGCGTATAAACATATTGGCGGCGCCAATAGCTGGGGCGGTTTCTCACTGGATGAAAAAAGAGGTATCCTGTTTGCCCCTACCGGCTCTGCTTCTTTTGATTTTTATGGTGGCAGACGCCGGGGTGCTAACCTGTTTGCCAACTGCCTGCTGGCCCTGGATGCCGCCACCGGCACCCGCAAGTGGCATTTCCAGTTTGTGCACCATGATGTATGGGACCGTGATGTACCGGCCCCACCGGCACTGGTAACGGTCAACAAAGATGGAGTGAAAATTGACGCCGTAGCACAGGCCACGAAGCAGGGCATGATCTATGTGTTCGACCGGGAAACCGGCAGGCCCCTATATCCCATAGAAGAAAAAGCCATTGATACGAACACCACGCTGGTGCAGGAGAAGATATGGCCTACGCAACCCATTGTATCCACACCCAAACCTTTCGTACGGCAACGCTTCACCGCCGATGAATTGAACCCGTATTTGCCGGACAGTTCTATAGCCAGGCTGAAAAAGGAATTCTCGGGCTACCGCTATGGAGAAATGTATATGCCGCCCGGCAAACAAACGATGGTGCTGCTGCCAGGACTGGATGGCGGAGCAGAATGGGGCGGCCCTTCTTATGATCCGGAAACAGGCTACCTGTATTTGAATGCGAATGAAATGGCCTGGCTGCTCACAATACGGGATAATAAACCGGCCACTACACAGCGGGAGAACTACGGACAGGCCGGCAGGCGCCTGTATGAAACGCATTGCATGAGCTGCCATGGCGCCGACCGCAAGGGATCGGGCAATAATCCTTCCCTGCTGGATGCAGCATCCCGGTACAAAGAGCCCGATCTTCTTTCCCTCATCAATACCGGCCGGCGCATGATGCCTGCCTTTAATCAATTGGCAGAAGAAGAAAAAGAAGCGATCGTTTCTTTCATTGTGGAAGCGAAGGAACGGAAAAAGAAAGCATTCATGATGAAGGCAAAGTCTGTAGACAGTTTCCTCAACCTACCCTATGGTGTTACCGGCTATTATAAGTTCCTGAGCCCTGAAGGGTATCCCGCCATCAGGCCACCCTGGGGCACTTTAACCGCCATTAACCTGCATACGGGTGAACACGTATGGAAAACCACGCTGGGCGAATATCCTGAACTGAAAGCGAAAGGCGTACCTCCTACCGGCACCGAGAATTACGGCAGCTCAGTAGTCACCGCCGGCGGCTTGTTGTTTATCGCAGCCGCCCGTGATGGCAAACTGCGGGCATTCAATAAATATACTGGCAAACTATTATGGGAATATACCTTGCCTGCCCCGGGCTTTGCCACACCGGCTGTATATGAGGCAGGCGGACGGCAGTTTATCGTGATCGCCTGCGGCGGTGGTAAGTTGGGTACACCATCCGGTGATACGTATATAGCTTTTGCATTGCCAGCAATGAAATAA